Proteins encoded together in one Buchnera aphidicola (Takecallis taiwana) window:
- the iscU gene encoding Fe-S cluster assembly scaffold IscU has product MTYSKKVIDHYENPRNVGSFKNVQSKKIGSGLVGAPACGDVMKLQIKVNEKGIIEDACFKTYGCGSAIASSSLITEWIKGKSIEEAEKITNTTIADELDLPPVKIHCSILAEDAIKAAIQDYKKKK; this is encoded by the coding sequence ATGACATATAGTAAAAAAGTTATTGATCATTACGAAAATCCTCGTAATGTCGGATCTTTTAAAAACGTACAATCTAAAAAAATTGGTAGTGGACTAGTTGGTGCTCCAGCTTGTGGAGATGTTATGAAATTACAAATTAAAGTTAATGAAAAAGGAATTATTGAAGATGCTTGTTTCAAAACATACGGATGCGGTTCCGCAATTGCCTCAAGTTCTTTAATTACCGAATGGATTAAAGGAAAATCTATAGAAGAAGCGGAGAAAATTACAAATACTACTATTGCGGATGAATTAGATTTACCACCGGTAAAAATTCACTGTTCAATTCTTGCAGAAGATGCAATTAAAGCAGCAATTCAAGACTATAAAAAAAAAAAATAA
- the fdx gene encoding ISC system 2Fe-2S type ferredoxin — protein MSKIIFLPNKILLSKQKICIMKIGETILDIALKNNINMQHACEKSCACSTCHCIIRQGYESLSEITEKENDVLDKAYGVEYYSRLACQAKILNLNITIKVEIPQTK, from the coding sequence ATGTCAAAAATTATTTTTTTACCAAATAAAATTTTATTATCAAAACAAAAAATATGTATTATGAAAATTGGTGAAACCATTTTAGACATTGCTTTAAAAAATAATATTAATATGCAACACGCATGTGAAAAATCATGCGCTTGTAGTACCTGTCATTGTATTATTCGACAAGGATATGAATCATTATCGGAAATTACAGAAAAAGAAAATGATGTGCTAGATAAAGCATATGGTGTTGAATACTATAGTCGTTTAGCTTGCCAGGCAAAAATCTTAAATTTAAATATAACTATTAAAGTTGAAATACCACAGACAAAATAA